The Athalia rosae chromosome 7, iyAthRosa1.1, whole genome shotgun sequence genome window below encodes:
- the LOC105683263 gene encoding GTP-binding protein Rit2, translating into MSEIQSRDEGSFVTPSTNSIPILTQPTTRGGLRVYKIVVLGDGGVGKSAVTLQFVSHSFLDYHDPTIEDSYQQQAVIDGEAALLDILDTAGQVEFTAMRDQYMRCGEGFMICYSVTDRHSFQEAIEYRKLISRVRVQEDIPLVLVGNKFDLQHQRKVSTEEGKALARQLGCPFYETSAALRHFVDDAFHSLVRQIRARERPYSTTRKHSRWWRLRSIFAFVFRRRQQPANHYSP; encoded by the exons ATGTCCGAGATACAATCCCGAGATGAGGGTAGCTTTGTTACTCCTAGTACCAACAGCATCCCAATTTTGACTCAGCCGACGACAAGGGGTGGCTTGAGGGTTTACAAAATCGTTGTGCTGGGGGACGGTGGTGTTGGAAAATCAG CCGTCACTCTGCAATTTGTGAGCCACAGCTTCCTCGACTACCATGATCCTACCATAG AGGATTCATATCAGCAGCAAGCGGTAATAGATGGGGAAGCTGCGTTGCTTGATATACTCGACACAGCTGGCCAG GTGGAATTCACAGCTATGAGAGATCAGTACATGAGATGTGGGGAGGGTTTCATGATTTGCTATTCGGTTACGGACAGACACAGTTTCCAGGAGGCAATAGAGTATCGGAAATTAATTTCCCGGGTTAGAGTTCAGGAAGATATTCCGCTCGTACTCGTAGGGAACAAATTTGATCTACAACACCAACGAAAG gtgTCAACTGAAGAGGGAAAGGCACTAGCTAGGCAGCTAGGATGTCCTTTTTACGAGACCTCAGCAGCTTTACGGCACTTTGTCGACGATGCTTTCCATTCCCTAGTGAGACAGATTCGAGCTAGAGAAAGACCGTACAGCACAACTCGGAAACACAGTCGCTGGTGGCGTCTAAGATCTATATTTGCCTTTGTCTTTCGCAGAAGACAGCAGCCAGCTAATCATTACTCACCATAG
- the LOC105683264 gene encoding bis(5'-nucleosyl)-tetraphosphatase [asymmetrical] isoform X1 — MAGRRACGFVIFRRFYGSVEYLLMQTSYGSYHWTPPKVRLLGTVSYVRFFDDAGHVDPGETDMETALRETEEEAGFSAKDLNIFEEAKRELVYQVKGKPKTVIYWLAEMVNAQKDARLSHEHQKFRWLQLQEACHLAGYSEMQDTLKYFDGYIIDNHL, encoded by the exons ATGGCGGGTCGCCGAGCGTGCGGTTTCGTGATATTTCGAAGATTTTACGGTAGTGTCGAGTATTTGTTGATGCAAACGTCGTACGGTTCATATCACTGGACTCCGCCCAAAG TTAGGCTACTTGGAACGGTGAGCTATGTCAGATTTTTCGACGATGCAGGGCATGTAGACCCCGGTGAGACTGACATGGAGACTGCGCTACGAGAAACCGAGGAAGAAGCTGGGTTTTCTGCCAAAGATCTGAATATATTTGAAGAAGCCAAGAGAGAACTAGTTTATCAAGTCAAGGGGAAACCAAAGACTGTTATTTACTGGCTTGCAGAAATGGTGAACGCACAGAAAGATGCTCGATTGTCTCATGAACATCAGAAGTTTCGGTGGCTGCAGCTGCAGGAAGCTTGTCATTTGGCTGGATATTCAGAAATGCAGGATACGCTGAAGTACTTTGATGGATACATTATCGACAACCACCTTTAA
- the LOC105683264 gene encoding bis(5'-nucleosyl)-tetraphosphatase [asymmetrical] isoform X2: MAGRRACGFVIFRRFYGSVEYLLMQTSYGSYHWTPPKGHVDPGETDMETALRETEEEAGFSAKDLNIFEEAKRELVYQVKGKPKTVIYWLAEMVNAQKDARLSHEHQKFRWLQLQEACHLAGYSEMQDTLKYFDGYIIDNHL; encoded by the exons ATGGCGGGTCGCCGAGCGTGCGGTTTCGTGATATTTCGAAGATTTTACGGTAGTGTCGAGTATTTGTTGATGCAAACGTCGTACGGTTCATATCACTGGACTCCGCCCAAAG GGCATGTAGACCCCGGTGAGACTGACATGGAGACTGCGCTACGAGAAACCGAGGAAGAAGCTGGGTTTTCTGCCAAAGATCTGAATATATTTGAAGAAGCCAAGAGAGAACTAGTTTATCAAGTCAAGGGGAAACCAAAGACTGTTATTTACTGGCTTGCAGAAATGGTGAACGCACAGAAAGATGCTCGATTGTCTCATGAACATCAGAAGTTTCGGTGGCTGCAGCTGCAGGAAGCTTGTCATTTGGCTGGATATTCAGAAATGCAGGATACGCTGAAGTACTTTGATGGATACATTATCGACAACCACCTTTAA
- the LOC105683261 gene encoding uncharacterized protein LOC105683261 has product MAFYVKRNSVKHVPWFSLSEWHDVYKQIYSSDTGEQKKGYERLLVWKARLPKMPVGAECTLSIIQVCLRDRELTPKIDSGELPAHYENDLRLMYSTTIMRFLNQISNIGHTKQSSLFQIAKQLKIPQWIVNIRHDAAHGDELPSISVLRIAINILLEWLHEEYWAAETKAMEAAVELAEALPEPDEVQILMDLIELWIAIGLYIHAGCSSIKDIPDAQLKKTLSDFGTYTINSSANDSKNSQVELNGKDNTLITGQNILLAKISRYLSKNKLAANKDEVVLNILINRDVFLPSEESLEIFNKQKSLSGIMVQDSLSPYLTRFWQDFIMLLHDKDMLQTLILSLLNLVNDENQKQQKRLTASLWLQYIASSLCKIKIAHNIKHCMEHAHENNKKKTSPISFVKVQEEVDQNYPEYKNVSWLNVSGDIPSCLTDRNYVTEILCDINKFSTNFVTPILQLVTPSLSENTKGQVFKFIQVYTGKKVVSDQSLLVDDIKTVDDFVALAKAQNGKNLFNEKFSAEIGDQTNRHSIWLLELETQDWSNCLFGILPWQLESMNTMNTFGDRNSVCSLTLKESDVLPGMIDERTMTVRSRINWNSILGKKKKPKRKRSGESQGNMVHKAMRIASKNC; this is encoded by the exons ATGGCGTTTTACGTGAAGCGTAATAGCGTCAaacacgtgccgtggttctcTCT TTCGGAGTGGCACGATGTATATAAACAAATTTACTCCAGTGATACAGGAGAGCAGAAAAAAGGATATGAAAGACTGTTAGTTTGGAAAGCAAG GCTACCAAAAATGCCGGTTGGTGCAGAATGTACGCTATCAATAATCCAAGTTTGTCTGAGGGACAGAGAATTGACCCCAAAAATTGACAGTGGCGAGTTACCAGCCCATTATGAGAATGATTTACGTCTGATGTACTCAACCACAATAATGAGGTTTTTGAATCAGATAAGTAACATCGGGCATACCAAGCAATCAtctctttttcaaatcgcCAAACAGCTCAAGATTCCACAATGGATTGTGAACATTCGCCACGACGCTGCTCACGGCGATGAATTACCATCTATCAGCGTTTTACGGAtagcaataaatattttacttgAATGGCTACAC GAGGAGTACTGGGCAGCTGAGACCAAAGCAATGGAAGCTGCTGTAGAACTAGCAGAAGCATTGCCCGAGCCTGATGAAGTACAGATTCTAATGGACTTGATCGAACTGTGGATCGCGATTGGTTTATATATTCATGCTGGGTGTTCTTCGATAAAAGATATTCCTGATGCTCAGCTGAA AAAAACATTAAGTGATTTTGGAACATACACAATTAACTCGTCGGCTAATGATAGCAAAAATTCACAGGTTGAATTGAATGGCAAAGACAATACATTGATAACAGGGCAGAATATTCTTTTGGCTAAGATTTCCAGATATCtgagcaaaaataaattagcaGCAAACAAGGACGAGGTTGTTCTGAATATATTGATCAACAGAGACGTATTTCTACCCAGTGAAGAATCTTTAGAGATTTTCAACAAACAGAAATCATTATCGGGGATTATGGTGCAGGACAGTCTTTCTCCATATTTAACACGGTTCTGGCAAGATTTCATAATGCTTTTACATGACAAAGACATGTTACAAACGTTGATTTTGAGTTTATTGAATCTtgtgaatgatgaaaatcaaaaacaacaaaaaaggcTGACAGCATCTTTGTGGTTGCAATATATAGCGTCTAGTTTGTGCAAAATCAAAATAGCACACAATATCAAACATTGCATGGAACATGCGcatgaaaacaataaaaaaaaaacatcgccaATATCGTTTGTTAAAGTTCAAGAAGAAGTCGATCAAAATTATCCGGAATACAAAAATGTATCGTGGCTGAATGTCTCAGGGGACATCCCGAGCTGCCTAACGGACCGAAACTATGTTACTGAAATCCTATGCGAcattaacaaattttcaacaaattttgtCACCCCCATTCTGCAACTAGTAACACCGAGTTTGTCCGAGAACACGAAAGGGCaggttttcaaatttatccaGGTTTACACGGGAAAGAAGGTAGTCAGTGATCAATCCCTTCTGGTTGATGATATTAAAACTGTCGATGATTTTGTTGCATTGGCAAAAGCGCAGAATGGGAAAAATCTattcaacgaaaaattttctgcagaAATAGGCGATCAAACAAATAGACATTCGATCTGGCTGTTGGAACTGG AAACTCAAGACTGGTCAAATTGTCTTTTTGGGATACTGCCATGGCAGTTAGAGTCTATGAATACGATGAACACATTCGGGGATAGAAATTCAGTTTGCAGTCTAACCTTGAAAGAATCTGATGTCCTACCAGGAATGATTGATGAAAGGACTATGACCGTAAGAAGTAGGATCAATTGGAATAGCAttttgggaaagaaaaagaaaccaaaacgaaagagaagtGGTGAAAGTCAAGGCAATATGGTACACAAAGCGATGCGGATCGCCAgcaaaaattgttga
- the LOC105683262 gene encoding transmembrane protein 135-like isoform X2: MTIRRASGSFNILTVSFLPSFISSLAAIIIERPSRRTLLCLYVSNIATETLFKMGVWRGYFSIIPGGELYIFATSMAMLLYYFRSHKNQQDSIFRIMQFVVGPYEKFSYENEKTSRSVSMVSYEYEPEYHEESRSKNQLLRAFQQAFDVYKYMIGKLKAQNRHSSCQHPFSCSHYILSGSSKLFGIGISIQLVFKLIFQLKRMLSKPKIIKQIIFKRENLYLGMFVGGFVAIYRILSCSLRRVFGKDSKYFAIPAGLAASITFSMYPDNTIALYVMWKALQILWNSGVDAGKVPEVKWFVIILYCFSTAILFHAAIIEPQNLRPSYWKFLHNLSGGRIAAMARWPLDQFGLDTSASLEEVLRKTNTIDRISYSF, encoded by the exons ATGACCATAAG GCGAGCCTCTGGGAGTTTCAACATTCTCACCGTATCGTTCCTTCCGTCTTTTATATCCAGTCTTGCCGCCATTATCATCGAAAGACCGTCTAGAAGAACACTTCTTTGTTTATACGTATCAAACATA GCAACGGAAACCTTGTTCAAAATGGGTGTATGGCGAGGCTACTTTTCGATAATTCCCGGTGGAGAACTCTACATTTTTGCTACTAGTATGGCAATGTTACTATATTATTTTCGTAGTCACAAAAACCAACAAGATTCCATATTTAGAATTATGCA ATTTGTCGTCGGACCCTATGAGAAATTCAGTTACGAGAATGAAAAGACTTCACGGTCAGTAAGCATGGTGTCTTACGAGTACGAACCAGAATATCATGAAGAAAGCAGATCCAAGAATCAACTATTAAGAGCTTTCCAACAGGCCTttgatgtgtataaatatatgattgGAAAACTAAAAGCCCAGAACAGGCATTCATCCTGTCAGCATCCCTTCAGCTGTAGTCACTACATTTTGTCA GGAAGCAGCAAGCTGTTTGGGATTGGGATCAGTATTCAGCTAGTCTTTAAATTgatatttcaattgaaaagaATGTTGAGTAAACCGAAAATAATTaagcaaataatttttaaaagagaaaacttATACTTGGGGATGTTTGTTGGAGGATTTGTAGCGATATACAGG ATTTTGTCCTGTTCATTAAGAAGAGTTTTTGGAAAAGATTCAAAATACTTTGCAATTCCTGCTGGCCTTGCGGCAAGCATAACTTTCTCTATGTATCCAGATAACACAATCGCTCTATATGTAATGTGGAAGGCACTTCAG ATACTGTGGAATAGCGGTGTAGATGCCGGGAAGGTACCCGAAGTTAAGTGGTTTGTGATCATTCTTTATTGCTTCAGTACAGCAATTCTATTTCACGCAGCTATTATCGAACCACAGAATTTAAGACCATCATATTGGAAGTTTCTGCACAACTTATCCGGTGGAAG GATAGCCGCAATGGCTAGGTGGCCCTTAGACCAGTTTGGCCTTGATACAAGTGCATCTCTCGAGGAGGTTCTCAGAAAGACTAATACAATTGATCGAATCAGTTATTCATTTTaa
- the LOC105683262 gene encoding transmembrane protein 135-like isoform X1 yields the protein MPPRLSKFSISASCVDYVHPWTNSCVSATAGLGLHALQESLRIYSTVYFVTLLMRGRIPTKDDIKRTILGVLQSTAFLSWSAFAYSMFLCSLRRASGSFNILTVSFLPSFISSLAAIIIERPSRRTLLCLYVSNIATETLFKMGVWRGYFSIIPGGELYIFATSMAMLLYYFRSHKNQQDSIFRIMQFVVGPYEKFSYENEKTSRSVSMVSYEYEPEYHEESRSKNQLLRAFQQAFDVYKYMIGKLKAQNRHSSCQHPFSCSHYILSGSSKLFGIGISIQLVFKLIFQLKRMLSKPKIIKQIIFKRENLYLGMFVGGFVAIYRILSCSLRRVFGKDSKYFAIPAGLAASITFSMYPDNTIALYVMWKALQILWNSGVDAGKVPEVKWFVIILYCFSTAILFHAAIIEPQNLRPSYWKFLHNLSGGRIAAMARWPLDQFGLDTSASLEEVLRKTNTIDRISYSF from the exons ATGCCCCCGCGATTAAGTAAATTTTCTATCTCCGCTAGTTGTGTTGACTACGTTCATCCGTGGACTAATTCATGTGTCAGTGCAACTGCAGGCCTCGGTCTTCACGCCTTACAAGAATCTTTaagaatttattcaacagtttattTT GTAACGTTGTTGATGAGAGGAAGAATTCCTACAAAAGATGACATCAAACGTACTATCCTTGGAGTTCTACAATCAACAGCTTTTCTGTCTTGGAGTGCTTTTGCGTATTCAATGTTTCTTTGCTCGCTTAG GCGAGCCTCTGGGAGTTTCAACATTCTCACCGTATCGTTCCTTCCGTCTTTTATATCCAGTCTTGCCGCCATTATCATCGAAAGACCGTCTAGAAGAACACTTCTTTGTTTATACGTATCAAACATA GCAACGGAAACCTTGTTCAAAATGGGTGTATGGCGAGGCTACTTTTCGATAATTCCCGGTGGAGAACTCTACATTTTTGCTACTAGTATGGCAATGTTACTATATTATTTTCGTAGTCACAAAAACCAACAAGATTCCATATTTAGAATTATGCA ATTTGTCGTCGGACCCTATGAGAAATTCAGTTACGAGAATGAAAAGACTTCACGGTCAGTAAGCATGGTGTCTTACGAGTACGAACCAGAATATCATGAAGAAAGCAGATCCAAGAATCAACTATTAAGAGCTTTCCAACAGGCCTttgatgtgtataaatatatgattgGAAAACTAAAAGCCCAGAACAGGCATTCATCCTGTCAGCATCCCTTCAGCTGTAGTCACTACATTTTGTCA GGAAGCAGCAAGCTGTTTGGGATTGGGATCAGTATTCAGCTAGTCTTTAAATTgatatttcaattgaaaagaATGTTGAGTAAACCGAAAATAATTaagcaaataatttttaaaagagaaaacttATACTTGGGGATGTTTGTTGGAGGATTTGTAGCGATATACAGG ATTTTGTCCTGTTCATTAAGAAGAGTTTTTGGAAAAGATTCAAAATACTTTGCAATTCCTGCTGGCCTTGCGGCAAGCATAACTTTCTCTATGTATCCAGATAACACAATCGCTCTATATGTAATGTGGAAGGCACTTCAG ATACTGTGGAATAGCGGTGTAGATGCCGGGAAGGTACCCGAAGTTAAGTGGTTTGTGATCATTCTTTATTGCTTCAGTACAGCAATTCTATTTCACGCAGCTATTATCGAACCACAGAATTTAAGACCATCATATTGGAAGTTTCTGCACAACTTATCCGGTGGAAG GATAGCCGCAATGGCTAGGTGGCCCTTAGACCAGTTTGGCCTTGATACAAGTGCATCTCTCGAGGAGGTTCTCAGAAAGACTAATACAATTGATCGAATCAGTTATTCATTTTaa